From one Magnolia sinica isolate HGM2019 chromosome 18, MsV1, whole genome shotgun sequence genomic stretch:
- the LOC131233712 gene encoding uncharacterized protein LOC131233712, whose product MVVMQCGTDSSHFGDPMPWIGVYITAASLVCSLAMAADIINGIRHRKLWFPCRFFSLNATSLTLLAIATKLPVDLSTPMPLPQDQLTKLSGTVLICTAMANFMPSLGTMEDSQLLKQQYELKHHQASDGPDVKVETSTVTKLKNDVRKYWMMAHSSSPQYVISRSLIGTASGAFCLLGAIVLTEAFIASLCLIPSIYLCEVLDCPSTAQSPYEWSTKLVSFSQVIAVGVGTIAPACRCFAGVNSRRFQIKTWSEFKGEFKVERYWIQKLVEWKDSPLHFDIKSRSCLRFVYGFRNLILDVCLQMQTAIVLFSKSVRLAFMLVMTGLKIVLSCFLSILPRRQFKSSGSVSNEETGSSSSTERGLNDFVLHLEGEEKLVHLIMKQGCIDTEKWIRKGRKNQLKHLMDLLSKSTISEGFKGVCDFDSDVVRPVGLEESPPNCWALPLVTLVSIAIAIPCTDRELIKPLLRGVHEGLRCVRFIEKKLDLKWLVNIKEAADIVWLGVDLKQKWFDVDIAILIPGEKDPKKIIERLADIGKECVLDFEKTMAPVWGNKKKTLKWTAKALAGNSLYRICQTILDDYENKFRRAEELFEWLCVTISDILGACLTNLPHAISIECSSGAIEAKEDSIRKAASFLGEAENILETLGQQGVQDLGIDQCAYIDDWRTSKLKKNTSRLPAAISNDDMSNATLGE is encoded by the exons ATGGTGGTGATGCAATGTGGAACCGACAGCAGCCATTTCGGCGATCCGATGCCATGGATCGGTGTATATATAACAGCAGCTTCTCTAGTTTGCTCACTTGCCATGGCGGCCGATATCATTAACGGGATCCGCCATCGAAAGCTCTGGTTTCCATGCAGATTCTTCTCGCTCAACGCCACTTCCTTGACCCTTCTAGCAATCGCGACGAAACTGCCTGTCGATCTTAGCACTCCAATGCCCCTGCCTCAAGATCAGCTCACCAAGCTCAGTGGGACCGTCCTGATTTGCACCGCAATGGCCAACTTCATGCCGTCTTTAGGAACCATGGAAGACTCCCAG TTGCTAAAACAACAGTACGAGTTGAAACACCATCAAGCTTCAGATGGGCCAGATGTTAAAGTTGAGACATCCACCGTTACgaaattgaaaaatgatgtgAGGAAATATTGGATGATGGCCCATAGCTCTAGTCCTCAGTATGTTATCAGTCGCTCCTTGATTGGCACCGCTTCGGGAGCTTTCTGTCTCTTGGGTGCTATCGTTCTGACGGAGGCATTCATCGCATCACTATGTCTAATTCCTTCAATATACTTGTGTGAAGTTCTCGATTGTCCTTCAACTGCTCAATCCCCATACGAGTGGTCGACTAAGCTTGTCTCATTTTCTCAAGTAATTGCAGTAGGGGTAGGAACCATAGCCCCTGCTTGTAGATGTTTTGCCGGCGTCAATTCGAGGCGCTTTCAGATAAAAACATGGAGTGAATTCAAAGGCGAGTTTAAGGTGGAGAGGTACTGGATTCAGAAATTGGTGGAATGGAAAGACAGCCCTTTACATTTCGACATCAAGAGCAGGAGCTGTCTAAGGTTCGTCTATGGCTTTAGAAATCTAATACTGGATGTCTGTCTACAAATGCAAACTGCAATAGTCTTATTCAGCAAATCTGTTCGATTAGCTTTCATGTTGGTCATGACTGGGCTCAAAATTGTGCTGTCCTGCTTCCTCTCAATCCTACCACGAAGGCAGTTCAAGTCCTCTGGAAGCGTTTCGAATGAGGAAACAGGGTCTTCTTCAAGTACAGAGAGAGGCCTGAATGATTTCGTATTACACCTCGAGGGTGAGGAAAAATTGGTCCATTTGATCATGAAACAAGGCTGCATCGACACAGAGAAATGGATTCGTAAAGGTAGAAAGAACCAATTAAAACATCTTATGGATCTTTTAAGCAAATCAACAATTTCGGAAGGCTTCAAGGGAGTTTGCGATTTTGACAGCGACGTAGTTCGCCCGGTAGGTTTGGAGGAAAGTCCTCCCAACTGCTGGGCTCTGCCTTTGGTAACCCTGGTGAGTATAGCCATTGCAATTCCTTGCACGGACCGAGAACTGATCAAACCATTGCTACGTGGGGTACATGAAGGCCTCCGTTGCGTAAGATTCATAGAGAAGAAGCTGGATTTGAAATGGCTGGTAAACATTAAGGAAGCAGCAGATATCGTCTGGCTAGGTGTTGatcttaaacaaaaatggttcgaTGTGGATATTGCCATATTGATCCCTGGAGAGAAGGATCCCAAGAAAATAATCGAACGCCTTGCAGACATTGGAAAGGAATGTGTTTTGGACTTTGAGAAGACCATGGCGCCTGTGTGGGGAAACAAGAAGAAGACTCTTAAGTGGACGGCCAAAGCATTGGCTGGCAATTCTCTCTATAGAATCTGTCAAACCATTCTGGATGACTATGAAAACAAATTTAGGAGAGCGGAAGAGCTGTTCGAATGGTTGTGTGTAACGATTTCTGATATATTGGGAGCCTGTCTTACCAATTTACCGCATGCGATATCCATCGAATGCTCTTCCGGTGCCATCGAAGCAAAGGAAGATAGCATTAGGAAAGCAGCTTCTTTTCTTGGCGAAGCTGAAAACATATTAGAAACTCTCGGACAACAAGGGGTTCAAGATCTGGGCATTGATCAATGTGCCTATATCGACGACTGGCGTACCAGCAAACTGAAGAAGAACACGTCGCGCCTCCCTGCTGCTATTTCCAATGACGATATGTCTAACGCTACTTTAGGtgaatga